The sequence below is a genomic window from Caldanaerobius fijiensis DSM 17918.
TATAGATGTTATTGATCCCATATTGAAAGAGAGAAATTACGACAAACCTCTTGATGAGCTAATGAAAGACAGGAGCGAATTTACTCACTTTGTTTTCGATTATTACAATAGAAAAGATTATGGGAATATGGATGGAGGCGTGTTCCCAATTCCATTGCCTTCACCTGTGGGTTTAAATTATATTTAACGTAAAAAGCCTCGCCTTTTTTCTTGTGTGGGCGAGGCTTTTATAACGCTCATTTTGGAATAACACTTCTGGAGTAACACTTCAGCTACGGCATTGTTATATAAGTGTAAAAATCATTATATAAACGTAGATATATAGTAAGAATATTCAAAAAAAAAAAAAAAAAAAAAAAAAAAAAATTAATTTTAAAAATTCAGAAGGATTTTAGTAGAGTGTGTCGAATTATAAAAAATAATGGAAGACAAAGTGACAATATAAGCTGTGATAGGCTCTTATTATAATGGAAAAATATAGAAAAATAAAATATTATTCAAAACTGAATAATGGTAAAGAATAATAGTGGAGATGAGAAAATTTACTTAATAAAAATTTTATCTATTCGGAGGGTTTTATGAATGGATAAAATTATATTTGATGAATTATATGGAATTCAAGCTGTAGATATTGATGGAGAAAAAGTCGTATACAGAATTGAAGAATTAAACTCTTATTTGCCTTGCGTAAATTTTCTCATCCTTTATGATATACAATTGGATGAAATTAGAAGCAAAGGTGAAAAAGAGGTATCTTTTATAAAACAAAGAGTACGGGACACTTTTCAAAACATCTTAACAGATCAATTTCTTTTTATCGTGTTAAACAATGATAGAACACTATTGTTTATGGGTTTTGGCAAAAATAAAGATGAGGAACAGCTGTACAAAAAATCATTAGAAGAGATATTTAAAAAATTACAAGATAAAATAAACAATGTGAATTCACATCTTAAATTGTCGGCAGGTGTCAGTTCGCTGTTTAAAAAGGGTACAGTGTTTAAAAGAGCCTATCAGGAGGCCTATACAGCAAAGGAAATGGGAAGGAAGATTTGCAAAAAGGAAGGTATATTTTTTTACGACGACCTGGGGATATACAAATTTTTGCGCATTCCCGATAAGGAAGAAGTTCTGCAGGATAAAGATATTTGCTGTATTTACGAGTATGATAGAGAGCACAACGCTAATCTTATTGATACGTTAGAAGCCTTTATGGACAGCAATGGAAGAATCAAGGAGACCGCTAGAAAGGTTTTTGCTCACCCCAATACTGTTAAATACAGGTTGAGTAAAATAAGGGAGCTCGCCGGCGAAGATATATTGAGAAATGAAGATAAAAGGCTTTACTATTATGTGATGGTAAAAGCCATCAAACTGATATCAGACTGAACAACGACAACTTCCTGTTTTTAGTATAAAATACAGGAGTTGTTGCTTTTTTTGTCTCTTTGCGACATATACTTTTGTATGTATTTCTTTTATAATTTACAGCAAAGAAAAATCAATAGGGGGGGGTAAGGCAATAATGTTATGACGGTATTTTTAATGTTTATTAGAGTATATGAATTCAATTAAAGTAAAGGAAGGTAAGTAGTGATATCTGACCTTATTCATGCCCTATTTTATGTGCTGCTAGCAAGAGATAGACCTACGGCCATTCATTGTAGGAATGTGTCAAAGTATGCTATGACGATAGGTAGTGTATTAGGTTTAGATTCAAAAGATATGAAAGAACTTTATGTAGCTGCTCTGCTACACGACTGCGGCAAGGTTGGTTTACCGGATAAGCTTTTAAAGACGTCAAGAAAATACACGCGTTGGGAAAAACAGATGGTACAACAACACGTGGTGATAGGCAAAAATTTATTGATGAGCCTGGGATTTTCAAAGGAGATAATTTACAGTGTTTATTATCACCACGAAAGATACGATGGAATGGGGTACACGGAAGGATTAAAGGGTGAAAAAATACCGCTCTTCAGCAGGATAATAGCTATTGCGGATACATTTGATGCGCTTATCAGCAAAAGGCCTTATCGAAACCCATTATCCATTCAACAAGCTCTCAATATATTGAAAGAAGCAAAAGGGCAGTTTGATCCAAAGTTGTTGGATTGTTTTTTGAAATATATGGATAAGTCCTATGTTGACATAAAGGAAGATATTTGAACTTTAGATTAATAAATTGTTTTACTAAGGTATAGGAGGTTTAACGTGATGAATGAAAAAATTTCTAAAACTCTTGCTCCATTGAGTGGGGAAAACACAAATACGGCCGCGTACGGCGTAGATAAAAAACAGATTGAAATGCAAAGAAAGAAGGCTCGTACCTTTGCAAAAAGGCAGCAAGCAGCAGAACGGATTGCCACAGCGACGGAAGAGCTATCATCTGGAGTTGAAGAAGCATCAGGGGCCATTGAAGAGTTAAGATCTTCTATGGAGCAAATCGCTAGCGGCGCAGAGGAAGCGAGCAGAGCGATACAGGAGTCGCTTACAGCAATTGAACAGGTAACTAAAGGGTCACAGCGAGCATCAGAAAATGTTCAGAAAGCAGTGGATAGAGCTGAAGCTATTCAGGTGCTGGTAAAAAAAGCTGCTGAAGATATAGAAAGGCTTATAGAAGGTGTAAATAAGGCATCAGCTAAAAACGAAGAATCGGCAAGGCTTATAGCACAGCTGGAAAAGCAAGCGGAAAATATAGGAGATATAATCAAGACAGTTGGAGGAATAGCAGATCAAACGAATTTATTGGCATTAAATGCAGCTATAGAAGCAGCGAGGGCCGGAGATTATGGCAGAGGATTTGCTGTAGTGGCCGATGAAGTACGAGTGCTTGCTGAAACTTCAGAAAAGGCAGCCAACGATATAAGAGAAGTAGTAAATCAAATTCAGCAGGAAGTTAAGATAGTAGTAGATGCCATCAATGAGGCAGCAGCTAAAGCTCGTTCACAGGTAGAAAAAGGGAAAATTATAAGTGAAGGACTTGTTTCTGTTCTCAATACGATGAATGAAGTGGTAAAAGGAGGGGTTTTGATAAATGACCTCAGCAAACAATCGCTTCAAGCGGTACAGGAGTTCCAAAAAGGAGCAGAAATGATAGCAAATGGTGCTGAAGAACAGGCTAAAGCCACTCAGGAATCGCTTCGGGCAATAGAGCAACAAGCCAGAGCACTCACTGATATAAGTCAAAGCGCTGCTGAACTGGCCGATATGGCAGAAGATTTAAAAACGTCTACTGATACGCAAAAATCGGCTGAAAGTTTTGCAGCTGCGGCAGAAGAGCTTTCTGCTGCCATAGAAGAATTGAATAAATCAGCAGATCAGATAATGGTGGCACTTTCTCAGATATCCAAAGGTGCTGAACAACAGGCCAGTGCAGCTGAAGAGTCTTCTAGCGCTGTAGCTCAGGTAGAACGCGGCATGAAAGTGATTGGCGAGCAGGCTCAGATAGTTTTGGATCGGGTAAGGGAACTGGCAGGACTGCTTGAGACCAATAAGAACAATGTAGAACAGCTTATTGCTGGTATTGTAGACGCTGTAAATGAGAACAAGCTAAATGTAGAAAAAATAAAAGCACTGGAGTCTATGGCTAAGCAAATTAATAAAATTGTGGATACTATTGTAACAGTTGGTATCCAGACAAATATGCTTGCTGTAAGTGGAGCGATAGAGGCAGCCAGGGCAGGGGAGCACGGTAAAGGGTTTGCGGTTGTCGCATCGGATATAAGGAATCTGGCACAGGATAGTGCTAATAATGCAGAACAAATTAAAGAACTAGTAAGGTCTATACAAGAGCAGATAGGGATGGTGCTTGTAGATGCAGAGGCAATAGGTGATTCTACTGCTGGAGAGGTAGAAAAAGCGAAAAACACTTCAAAAGATCTGGAGCAGATAGAAAAAGATATGGAGGAAATGGTGAAAGGTGCTGAGGAAATTGCAGAAGAGGCCAATCAGAGCATATCGGCTATAGGTCAAGTAAGAAAAGGGGTAGATCAGATCGCCTCTGCTGCCGAGGAGGCATCAAGGGCCGCACAGGAAGCTGCCGCAGCTGGCAAGCAACAGGCAGAGGGTGTAAGGGAGCTAGCAAGGGCTATCGAGGACATCGCAGCACTAGCCGATGAAATGCAACAGCTTTGAGTTTTTTAAAAATTGGTTAAGGTGATGGTTTTATGGAACTGATGAATACGAGAGAGATGTCAGGGAATGACGATCTTCAGTGCGTTACATTTTATTTGGGCAATGAAATGTACGGTATAAATATGCGGTATCTGCAGGAGATAATAAGAGTCCCCGATGTGGTAAAAGTTCCCCGTACCCCTTCTTATATCCGCGGACTTGCTAATTTGCGTGGGACGATTCTAACGGTTGTAGACTGTAGATTGCGTTTAGGGCTTGCAAGTAGTGAGGATACCGATGCAAGTCGTGTGATCGTGCTGACGGCGGGCAGTAAAAAGCTTGGGTATGTAGTGGATCGGGTAGCAGGAGTAATAACTATCCATAAAGATGAAATAGAAAAGAAGTCTGGTTCAGAAACTGCTGCAGACTTTCTCGAGGGCATTGCAAAAATTGAAAAAGGCAAAAAATTGGTTATGCTGCTGGATGCCGAAAAACTTCTGAATTATCGCGAAGGAGAAATTATCAAGGAAGACATTGAAGTTAGAAATAACAATGTAATTAGTGTAGTTCAAGAGAATAACAAAGAGAAAACGAAGGGCTCCAACGAAGAACAACTTCAGATGATAAGCTTTAAGATAGGTAACGAAGAATACGGTATTGAGGTGGGCAGTGTTCAGGAAATTGTTCGATTTTCCGAGGAGGTCAGCGAAGTACCCAATGTGCCTCCTTATATCCTTGGCGTTATTTCCCTTCGCAATAAGGTACTACCCATTGTCAGTTTAAGGCGATTGTTTCACATGGAAGAATGTTCTTTTGATGAAAGGTCCAGGATAGTGGTTATAAGAATAGATGAAGATGGGATTTCGTATACAGTAGGGCTTAGGGTGGACGTGGTTTTAGAAGTGTTGCGGATTGCGAAAGTGTCAGTCGCCCCCGTACCGCCGCTATTGAGGGTAAAAGATAGTGAAGAAATAAGTGGTATATGTAAGTTGAACGAAGGTAGTCGCCTGGTTTATGTACTTGATCCCAAAAAACTATTTTCCTATAAGCTGAGAGAAAGTGCTGATATATTGAGGACTCAGGAGGGTGATGAGAGGGTGGAGGTTGTGGATGCAAATGACGAAGAAGAGCAGCTCGTGAGTTTTTTAGTAGAAGGTATAGAGTGTGCGTTTCCTATAGAGGATGTAAGAGAGATAATAAGGCCGACGGAGATAATCGCGGTCCCTAAAGCACCGGATTTTGTGGAGGGTGTCATAAATCTGCGTGGTACAATTGTACCAGTGATCGATCTTAGAAAAAAGTTTGGGTTGACACAAAAAAATCGGGATGACCGCAACAGGATAGTGATCGTCGAAATATCCGGAAGATATACCGGCCTTGTGGTCGATTCAGTCAAAGAGGTGCTTAAGATTAAACATTCTCAAATAGAAGGTACACCTGAGATTTTGATGGATGAGATAGACCAGAGGTTTATAAGGGGTATAGCGAAGTTTGACGAATACAATAGAATGATAATTCTGTTATCTGTAGAAGAAGTGTTGTCCGGAAAGGAAAAAAACGAACTCATGGCAATTGATGAAATAGATGCTTAACGCAATGATTTAAAGGGGCGAAAAGTTGTTTATGGAGAAAAAAATTCGCGTGTTGGTGGTAGACGACTCTGCTTTTATGCGAAGATGCCTGAGAGATATACTTGAACATGAGGAAGACATAGAGGTAATTGATACTGCCCGTGATGGCAACGAAGCGGTAAAAAAGGCAGTCGCTCTTCGCCCTGATGTAATCACCCTTGATATAAATATGCCAGGCATGGATGGGCTTACGGCATTGCAGTACATCATGTCCCTTGCGCCATGTCCTGTTATAATCATTTCTTCTCTCTCTACAGAAGGAGCTTTGACCACTTTTGAAGCCCTTGAGCTGGGAGCCGTTGACTTTGTAGCAAAACCAGGCGGTACAGTTTCATTGGGAATAAAACAACTGGCCGATGAGATCGTGTCAAAAGTGAGGATAGCTGCTTTGTCAAATAGGAAATTGATAAGTTCTTCAAGAGGCTTTAAAAGGCCTGTCAGCAGTAAGATGCATGATACAGCTGGTGAAATAAGCAAGAATAGAGCTTTCAGAAAGCAAATTGTGGTGGTAATCGGAGTTTCAACAGGTGGGCCTAAAACGTTGATGGAAATTTTGCCACGTCTTCCTTCGGATTTTCCGGCGGCTGTGCTGGTAGTTCAGCATATGCCGCCAGGTTTTACACAATCTTTTGCTCAACGCTTGGATCAAAGCTGTGGTTTAAAGGTAAAAGAGGCGGAGGATAAAACCATCGTAGAGCCGGGAACGATTATTGTGGCAAAAGGCGGATGGCACCTCCTAGTGGAGCGAGATTCAAAAAGCTCCGAGCTTGTTACTAAATTAACACAAGAACCCCAAGAGGCACTTTATAAGCCTTCTGTTAGTGTGACTATGAAATCAGTGCTTGAAAACGTCGATGGTCGCAATATCATAGGTGTATTGTTGACAGGTATGGGTGACGATGGAGCGGATATGATGGTTGAAATAAGGAGACGGGGTGGGTTGACCATTGCGGAGTCACAAGAGACTGCAATAGTTTATGGTATGCCAAGAGCAGCAAAGGAGCGCGGTGGAGCAGAGATAGTTGCACCAGCGTATAAGATCAGTGATATTTTGTCAAAGAAGGTGAATGAGTATGCAAGAGCTTCGTATTAGCCAATTAATTGATTTGATGAAAAGCGGTAGAAATGAAAATGAACGCATTGCAGCATCACTTGACCTGGGGGATTTTAAAAGTAAAAATGTCATAGAAGCTCTTATTGAGCAGCTTCGGGTGGAGACCAGCAGGGCGGTACAGGAGGCGATAGTCAGTTCGCTTATAAAAATAGGGAATGAGGATGTGGCAGAAGCCGTTGCAGAGCTTTTAGAAAGCGATGATGCTTACCTTAGAAATGTAGGAGTAGAAGTATTGGCAACTATAGGAAATTCGGCACTGGAAGTTCTTGAAAAAATGATTATGCATTCTGACAAAGATGTTCGACAACAGGTAGTTAATGCTATAGGAGAAGGTCAATTGAAAGAAGCAGTTATGATTTTAAGAAGAGTTATAGAAGAGGATGAAGAAGAAAATGTGGTGGCAGCAGCAATTGAATACCTAGGTGAGATCGGCGGCGGTGAGGAGGACAGGAAAGCAATATTGCAGGCTTTAAATCGCTTTTCCAGTCCATTTTTTCAATATGCCGCAGAAGTTGCGTTAAAAAAATTGGGAGGATCGAAATGAGGTGCACAGGTGACTGCGGAAGAATTCATAAAGTTGAGAGATTTTATCTACCGAAAGACAGGAATATACTTTGAGGAACAAAAAATGTATTACGTCAAAAACAGGGTAGAAAGCCGCATTGAGGCTACCGGACATGAGAATTTCAGGAGCTATTTCGCATGGTTACGGTTTGATGTAACAGGACAAGAATTACAGGAACTCCTTAATGCTTTGACGATTAATGAAACTTACTTTTTTCGGGAATATTATCAACTAAAATGCTTTGCGGAAGAGGCTTTGCCTGAAATTTTGGATAGAAAGCGCAAAGAAAATATGCACAAGATTCGAATTTGGTCTGCTGGTTGTTCTACAGGCGAAGAACCATATACACTTGCAATAATAATGGAAGAAATGCTTGAAAACGTAAATGACATAGAATGGGAGATCTATGCAACGGATATAAATACAGATGTCCTAAAAGAGGCCGAGAGGGGTTTGTATTCGAAAAGGTCTGTTAGACTTGTACCTGAAGAGTACAAAAATCGCTATTTGTATGAACGAGGAGAATTTTATGAGGTGGCGCCGCAACTTAAAAAGAAGATCACGTTTTTCCAGTTAAATTTAATGGATGGAGCGGCCATGCGAAAAATGAGGGATTTTGATGTGATTTTTTGCAGGAATGTACTCATTTATTTTGATGATGCATCGCGAAGGCAGGTAGCTATTTATTTTTATGAAGCTCTTGTAGAAGGCGGTTATATATTTTTAGGTCATTCGGAATCTATGAGCCGCATTACGCCAATATTTAAACTGCGAAAATTTAAAAATGCCTTTGTGTACCAGAAATGAGGTGGTAAAGGGTGAATCACAGTGTGTTGATTGTAGACGATTCTGCCGCGGTACGTGGTTTTCATAGTTCTATACTTCGAAGTGTTGGTTTTGAAATTGAAGAGGCTGCCAATGGTTATGAGGCATTGGAAAAGTGTTTTGTCAAAAAATTTGATCTTTTATTGGTCGACGTGAATATGCCTAAGATGCATGGATATGAGTTTGTAAGACAAATAAGAGAACAGGAGCTTCAAGAGTTTGTACCCGTGATAGTTATATCTACAGAGTCAGGAGAGAATGACTATTTAGAAGCTTTTAGGGTTGGAGCAAATCTTTATCTGGAAAAACCGGTGGATCCGGTTTGTTTGCAACTTTCTGCGAAGATGCTTACAGGGATAAGGTAGGGATGGCTGAAAATGATGAATGAAGATAATGAATTTATAGAAAATGCAAAGAAACTGCTCGACAATATAGGTTTTTTAGTACTTGCGCTGGAGAATGTGGATGAAAAAGATAAGGCGGCTGAACAGATTTTAAGTAAATTGAATGGGTTGTTGCAGTTATGTAGATCCCATGACTTTGATAGACTGAGTTCTTTTATAGAAAGTTTAATGAAGTTAATTGGAAAAATGGTTTCGGATGGAAAGATTATTAGTACTGATATAAGCGATTTTTTGCTGGATTCCTTTGAGATTATAATAAGTTTGATCGAAAAAACGGAAAAAGAAGGGCTTGAAATATTAAAAACACCGGAACTAGAAGAATTTGAAGGTAGAATAGCCGGGTTCTTGAGTGAGATGGATAAAATGCTTCAAGTGCCTGTAATCCATACGGATGATATGTTGCGCACCATTTCAAAAGATAGAAAAAGATTTTTAAGGGAATTGGTACAAAAAGGCGAAAGTGTATATGAGGTAGCATTGCAGGTGACTGGTGCCAACGCTGTAGAGATTGATGTATCTGATATTTTTGATAAATTAAAAGAGATTGGAGAGGTTGTACACATCGCTGCTGATACCAGAAAATTGCCTTCGCTTCAGGATTTTGATCCTTCTGTTCCTTATATATCATTGACCTTTGTGGTGGTATCTGATGAGAGCGCTCAAGAAATAGAAGATACGCTCTATGAAGTAGTGGGAATTGATAATGACGCAAAGGTACTTGTATCACCAATATTTCCTGATGCAATTGAGGAACTTACAGAATATAAAGGTGCTTCTTTTGCGGCTGTTTCGGTTGGAGAAAATAAGGTACAAGAAGTGATGGACATGATTATTTCACAGCAGGAAGACTTCTACAAGATTGCAGAGACATCAGAAGATCGACGCTGGAGGGGGAACATGGTTATAAACGTGCTCCAAAGGATAGCAGAATACATGGGGTGGGTCACAAAAGGAGACAGATTAGTTGAAATAGTTAAAGCGAATAAGGTCAAATTGCCAGAGAAATTTGCAGCGCTTATGAGTTTGGTAATCGGTAGCAGCAAAGAAGTACAAAAGAGTGAACCTGAAGAAAAGAGGGTTGATGTAGTAAAGCCTATAATCGAAAAAAGAGAAGAAAAGATTTTGCATCAGGATAGAGGAAACATTTCTATAAATACGGTGAACAATAAAGGAATTTCGGAAATCGAAACTGCGAAGACGTTGAAAGTGGATCAGAGTAAAATCGATGAACTTATGAATTTAATAGGAGAGTTGATTGTGGCTAACAATGGGCTTTCGTTTATTATAAGAAAGATTGAAATGGAATATGGATCCACAGATGTGACAAAGGAATTAAAAGATCGACAGGTGTTGTTAAAGAGAATAGGGAATGATCTGCAGGACATAGTAATGAGCTTGCGCCTTCTTCCCGTGCGCTATATATTTGACCGTTTTCCAAGGATGATTCGCGAGATCAGCAGAAAACTGGGCAAAAAAGTGCGCCTTGTTACCGAGGGCGAGGAAACACAGATAGACAAGAATATTGTAACGGCTCTTTACGATCCAATGCTGCACATTATAAGAAATGCCATTGATCACGGTATTGAAAAGCCCGAAGAACGGTTAAAAATGGGCAAATCTGAAGAAGGCTTGTTGGTCTTAAAGGCCCAGAAGATAGGAGATAAGGTTGTTGTTGAGGTCAGAGACGATGGTCGCGGCATTGATCCTGATGTAGTAAAGGCAAAGGCGGTTCAAAGGGGTTTTATATCTGCTGAAAAGGTAGCAACAATGGATGAAGACGCAGCTCTGGAGCTTTTGTTTATACCCGGCTTTAGTACTTCAGATGATGTGACAGAGTTATCTGGCAGAGGAGTAGGAATGGATGTGATCCGGGATACAGTCAAGAAATTGGGTGGCAATGTGCGTTTGGTAAGCAAGGTAGGCAAAGGCACTTCGGTGTTTATGGAATTGCCTGTGACAATGGTAACATCCCGGGTACTGTTGGTTATTTTAAATGGGCGCTATTATGCCTTACCGCTTGAAAGTGTAGGAGAGTTAGTGAAAATAAAAGCTGAGGATATACGAAAGATGAAAGGAAAAGAAGTAGTAGTGTTGAGACAGGAAGTAATGCCGCTTTTGAGATTA
It includes:
- a CDS encoding response regulator, whose amino-acid sequence is MLIVDDSAAVRGFHSSILRSVGFEIEEAANGYEALEKCFVKKFDLLLVDVNMPKMHGYEFVRQIREQELQEFVPVIVISTESGENDYLEAFRVGANLYLEKPVDPVCLQLSAKMLTGIR
- a CDS encoding protein-glutamate methylesterase/protein-glutamine glutaminase, producing the protein MEKKIRVLVVDDSAFMRRCLRDILEHEEDIEVIDTARDGNEAVKKAVALRPDVITLDINMPGMDGLTALQYIMSLAPCPVIIISSLSTEGALTTFEALELGAVDFVAKPGGTVSLGIKQLADEIVSKVRIAALSNRKLISSSRGFKRPVSSKMHDTAGEISKNRAFRKQIVVVIGVSTGGPKTLMEILPRLPSDFPAAVLVVQHMPPGFTQSFAQRLDQSCGLKVKEAEDKTIVEPGTIIVAKGGWHLLVERDSKSSELVTKLTQEPQEALYKPSVSVTMKSVLENVDGRNIIGVLLTGMGDDGADMMVEIRRRGGLTIAESQETAIVYGMPRAAKERGGAEIVAPAYKISDILSKKVNEYARASY
- a CDS encoding HEAT repeat domain-containing protein, which translates into the protein MQELRISQLIDLMKSGRNENERIAASLDLGDFKSKNVIEALIEQLRVETSRAVQEAIVSSLIKIGNEDVAEAVAELLESDDAYLRNVGVEVLATIGNSALEVLEKMIMHSDKDVRQQVVNAIGEGQLKEAVMILRRVIEEDEEENVVAAAIEYLGEIGGGEEDRKAILQALNRFSSPFFQYAAEVALKKLGGSK
- a CDS encoding methyl-accepting chemotaxis protein, which codes for MNEKISKTLAPLSGENTNTAAYGVDKKQIEMQRKKARTFAKRQQAAERIATATEELSSGVEEASGAIEELRSSMEQIASGAEEASRAIQESLTAIEQVTKGSQRASENVQKAVDRAEAIQVLVKKAAEDIERLIEGVNKASAKNEESARLIAQLEKQAENIGDIIKTVGGIADQTNLLALNAAIEAARAGDYGRGFAVVADEVRVLAETSEKAANDIREVVNQIQQEVKIVVDAINEAAAKARSQVEKGKIISEGLVSVLNTMNEVVKGGVLINDLSKQSLQAVQEFQKGAEMIANGAEEQAKATQESLRAIEQQARALTDISQSAAELADMAEDLKTSTDTQKSAESFAAAAEELSAAIEELNKSADQIMVALSQISKGAEQQASAAEESSSAVAQVERGMKVIGEQAQIVLDRVRELAGLLETNKNNVEQLIAGIVDAVNENKLNVEKIKALESMAKQINKIVDTIVTVGIQTNMLAVSGAIEAARAGEHGKGFAVVASDIRNLAQDSANNAEQIKELVRSIQEQIGMVLVDAEAIGDSTAGEVEKAKNTSKDLEQIEKDMEEMVKGAEEIAEEANQSISAIGQVRKGVDQIASAAEEASRAAQEAAAAGKQQAEGVRELARAIEDIAALADEMQQL
- a CDS encoding HD-GYP domain-containing protein — protein: MISDLIHALFYVLLARDRPTAIHCRNVSKYAMTIGSVLGLDSKDMKELYVAALLHDCGKVGLPDKLLKTSRKYTRWEKQMVQQHVVIGKNLLMSLGFSKEIIYSVYYHHERYDGMGYTEGLKGEKIPLFSRIIAIADTFDALISKRPYRNPLSIQQALNILKEAKGQFDPKLLDCFLKYMDKSYVDIKEDI
- a CDS encoding chemotaxis protein CheA; protein product: MMNEDNEFIENAKKLLDNIGFLVLALENVDEKDKAAEQILSKLNGLLQLCRSHDFDRLSSFIESLMKLIGKMVSDGKIISTDISDFLLDSFEIIISLIEKTEKEGLEILKTPELEEFEGRIAGFLSEMDKMLQVPVIHTDDMLRTISKDRKRFLRELVQKGESVYEVALQVTGANAVEIDVSDIFDKLKEIGEVVHIAADTRKLPSLQDFDPSVPYISLTFVVVSDESAQEIEDTLYEVVGIDNDAKVLVSPIFPDAIEELTEYKGASFAAVSVGENKVQEVMDMIISQQEDFYKIAETSEDRRWRGNMVINVLQRIAEYMGWVTKGDRLVEIVKANKVKLPEKFAALMSLVIGSSKEVQKSEPEEKRVDVVKPIIEKREEKILHQDRGNISINTVNNKGISEIETAKTLKVDQSKIDELMNLIGELIVANNGLSFIIRKIEMEYGSTDVTKELKDRQVLLKRIGNDLQDIVMSLRLLPVRYIFDRFPRMIREISRKLGKKVRLVTEGEETQIDKNIVTALYDPMLHIIRNAIDHGIEKPEERLKMGKSEEGLLVLKAQKIGDKVVVEVRDDGRGIDPDVVKAKAVQRGFISAEKVATMDEDAALELLFIPGFSTSDDVTELSGRGVGMDVIRDTVKKLGGNVRLVSKVGKGTSVFMELPVTMVTSRVLLVILNGRYYALPLESVGELVKIKAEDIRKMKGKEVVVLRQEVMPLLRLREFMGFQNGGEEGLDTEYSLVVLNSGMALVVDEFIGEQEIIVRPLPEELSSAYFLGAAILGDGNIVLVLNPEELAGGI
- a CDS encoding chemotaxis protein CheW — encoded protein: MELMNTREMSGNDDLQCVTFYLGNEMYGINMRYLQEIIRVPDVVKVPRTPSYIRGLANLRGTILTVVDCRLRLGLASSEDTDASRVIVLTAGSKKLGYVVDRVAGVITIHKDEIEKKSGSETAADFLEGIAKIEKGKKLVMLLDAEKLLNYREGEIIKEDIEVRNNNVISVVQENNKEKTKGSNEEQLQMISFKIGNEEYGIEVGSVQEIVRFSEEVSEVPNVPPYILGVISLRNKVLPIVSLRRLFHMEECSFDERSRIVVIRIDEDGISYTVGLRVDVVLEVLRIAKVSVAPVPPLLRVKDSEEISGICKLNEGSRLVYVLDPKKLFSYKLRESADILRTQEGDERVEVVDANDEEEQLVSFLVEGIECAFPIEDVREIIRPTEIIAVPKAPDFVEGVINLRGTIVPVIDLRKKFGLTQKNRDDRNRIVIVEISGRYTGLVVDSVKEVLKIKHSQIEGTPEILMDEIDQRFIRGIAKFDEYNRMIILLSVEEVLSGKEKNELMAIDEIDA
- a CDS encoding PucR family transcriptional regulator; amino-acid sequence: MDKIIFDELYGIQAVDIDGEKVVYRIEELNSYLPCVNFLILYDIQLDEIRSKGEKEVSFIKQRVRDTFQNILTDQFLFIVLNNDRTLLFMGFGKNKDEEQLYKKSLEEIFKKLQDKINNVNSHLKLSAGVSSLFKKGTVFKRAYQEAYTAKEMGRKICKKEGIFFYDDLGIYKFLRIPDKEEVLQDKDICCIYEYDREHNANLIDTLEAFMDSNGRIKETARKVFAHPNTVKYRLSKIRELAGEDILRNEDKRLYYYVMVKAIKLISD
- a CDS encoding CheR family methyltransferase, with protein sequence MTAEEFIKLRDFIYRKTGIYFEEQKMYYVKNRVESRIEATGHENFRSYFAWLRFDVTGQELQELLNALTINETYFFREYYQLKCFAEEALPEILDRKRKENMHKIRIWSAGCSTGEEPYTLAIIMEEMLENVNDIEWEIYATDINTDVLKEAERGLYSKRSVRLVPEEYKNRYLYERGEFYEVAPQLKKKITFFQLNLMDGAAMRKMRDFDVIFCRNVLIYFDDASRRQVAIYFYEALVEGGYIFLGHSESMSRITPIFKLRKFKNAFVYQK